From a region of the Paenibacillus sp. FSL R10-2734 genome:
- a CDS encoding helix-turn-helix domain-containing protein, with protein MDKVIQLLKSFNFTESESKVYISLLKNGTGTGYEVSKNSAVPRSKVYNILEILMEKGCIVVSKQTNPVHYSAVPIEEFIENIKSSVDDSLTEVKNELKSYNQTMDLENFWYIRGYKNIFNKCRLLLSEAKSEVYIQVWKEDIHHIIEELRAVEERLERSVIILYSTNHDYQVPLVNYYKHGFEEEKLQESGGRWINIVVDSKEILFGHIQNDKNAEVIWTQSTPMVFLAKENIKHDAYCFRLIDAMGDDAKRQFGDELKGIRSIYNQKNEKKVVTNDNSDDYTDPCGPD; from the coding sequence ATGGACAAAGTAATTCAATTGTTGAAGTCGTTCAACTTCACGGAATCAGAATCAAAGGTGTATATCTCTTTGCTAAAAAACGGAACGGGTACAGGCTATGAAGTCAGCAAAAATTCCGCCGTGCCTCGATCTAAGGTGTACAACATCTTGGAGATTTTAATGGAAAAGGGATGCATTGTCGTTTCAAAGCAAACCAATCCTGTCCATTACAGTGCCGTTCCTATTGAAGAATTCATTGAGAATATCAAGAGCAGTGTGGACGACAGCCTGACTGAAGTAAAAAATGAACTGAAAAGCTATAACCAGACGATGGACCTAGAAAATTTCTGGTATATCCGCGGGTATAAAAATATTTTCAACAAGTGCAGGCTTTTGCTAAGTGAAGCCAAGTCCGAGGTATATATCCAGGTCTGGAAAGAGGATATTCATCACATTATTGAGGAACTACGTGCCGTAGAGGAAAGGCTTGAACGGTCGGTGATTATTCTCTATAGCACAAACCATGATTATCAAGTTCCGCTGGTCAACTACTACAAACATGGCTTTGAGGAAGAAAAACTTCAGGAAAGCGGCGGCAGATGGATTAATATTGTGGTCGATTCCAAGGAAATCCTGTTCGGGCATATTCAAAATGACAAGAATGCAGAAGTCATATGGACGCAAAGTACTCCGATGGTCTTCCTTGCCAAAGAAAATATTAAACATGACGCTTACTGCTTCAGACTGATTGATGCCATGGGCGATGATGCCAAAAGGCAGTTTGGCGACGAGCTGAAAGGAATACGAAGCATTTATAATCAAAAAAATGAAAAGAAGGTTGTAACTAATGACAACAGCGACGATTATACTGACCCTTGTGGTCCTGATTAA
- a CDS encoding ATP-binding protein yields MLLFKNNPLRLNIMWKFTLVNVAVIGIAVWLAGVSVKDFACLLIANSPSVSPEESASFTQTMQTFLIKASLLAVLIAGIFHYYFVRRLLSPLKQLGRAARQMAQGEMPEPLSFRVRDEIGQLTEDFNHLSQKLKQVEELRKKMLSDIAHELRTPLTNINGYLEALSAGVIKGNAELYQSLHEESIRITRMVEQLHELNVWQGKKISNDNKVNVLSIDKVIESCIDHFSLEFKSRGISLQSNIEAAQVVGDEDGLKQVLHNLLTNVLQYDQGGWIKIGGTRNEFGYQVTVNNLGQPIPKEKETLIFERFYRLDSSRSRDTGGAGLGLSLVKEIIEQQKGKAGLRSDGNEHSFWFTIPLK; encoded by the coding sequence TTGCTGCTTTTCAAAAATAATCCATTACGTTTAAATATAATGTGGAAATTTACTCTGGTCAACGTAGCGGTCATTGGTATTGCCGTCTGGTTGGCGGGAGTTTCGGTGAAAGACTTTGCCTGTTTGTTGATTGCTAATTCCCCGTCTGTGAGTCCAGAAGAGAGCGCCTCTTTTACTCAAACAATGCAGACTTTTCTAATTAAAGCAAGTCTATTGGCTGTGTTGATCGCAGGGATCTTCCATTACTATTTTGTCAGGAGGCTGCTTTCTCCGCTTAAGCAATTGGGTCGTGCTGCACGACAAATGGCTCAAGGTGAAATGCCAGAACCATTATCGTTTCGGGTTCGAGATGAAATTGGACAGTTAACGGAAGACTTTAATCATTTAAGCCAGAAATTAAAACAGGTAGAAGAGTTAAGAAAAAAAATGCTGTCTGATATTGCCCATGAGCTGCGGACCCCGTTAACCAATATTAATGGCTATTTGGAAGCTTTAAGCGCAGGAGTAATTAAGGGCAATGCAGAGCTTTACCAATCACTTCACGAAGAATCGATACGCATTACCCGAATGGTTGAGCAGTTACATGAATTGAATGTATGGCAAGGAAAGAAGATTTCCAATGATAATAAGGTGAATGTACTCTCTATAGATAAGGTCATTGAGTCTTGCATTGATCACTTTTCATTAGAGTTCAAAAGTAGAGGGATCTCTCTTCAATCTAATATTGAAGCAGCGCAAGTAGTCGGGGATGAAGACGGGCTAAAACAAGTGCTACATAATCTTTTGACCAATGTTCTGCAATATGACCAGGGCGGGTGGATAAAAATAGGAGGAACGCGGAACGAGTTTGGTTATCAAGTTACTGTCAACAATTTAGGCCAGCCCATCCCTAAAGAAAAAGAAACTCTAATCTTTGAGAGGTTCTACCGGTTAGATTCGTCTCGCAGCAGGGATACGGGGGGGGCAGGATTAGGGCTATCTTTAGTGAAGGAAATTATAGAACAGCAGAAAGGAAAAGCAGGGTTGCGGTCTGATGGAAATGAGCATTCCTTTTGGTTTACAATACCCTTAAAATAA
- a CDS encoding sulfite exporter TauE/SafE family protein, whose amino-acid sequence MTTATIILTLVVLINVIFAVRFIVDVVKHREEIKQEPGNGFMLAISSTLIFFFSTFGVSDFALSSILYRKAKWVSDKKLPGTLNTQCVIPVAVMALAFITVIDVDIMTLVVCIVSQIIGAYIGPRIVVKLSPSIIRKFIGLGLVVATLLILAGKFGLIPNGGTATGLYGGKLVIAAICLFAYGALNNIGIGSYALTMVTVYALGLNPMVAFPIMMGAATFSVPIGSMQFIKYGEYSRKITLFAATFGIIGVLIAVYIVKGLDVSALQWVVAAILLYSGASMLINEFKNRNAVQQ is encoded by the coding sequence ATGACAACAGCGACGATTATACTGACCCTTGTGGTCCTGATTAATGTTATTTTTGCCGTAAGGTTTATTGTAGATGTAGTGAAACACCGGGAGGAAATCAAGCAGGAGCCTGGTAACGGCTTTATGCTCGCGATATCCTCAACATTGATTTTCTTCTTCTCTACCTTTGGGGTTTCAGACTTTGCACTTTCATCCATCTTGTACCGGAAAGCAAAATGGGTGTCCGACAAAAAACTTCCGGGAACCTTAAATACACAGTGCGTGATCCCTGTAGCGGTCATGGCTCTGGCATTCATAACCGTTATTGATGTGGACATTATGACCTTGGTTGTATGTATAGTATCCCAGATTATCGGAGCCTATATTGGCCCCCGGATTGTCGTGAAGCTGTCCCCTTCTATCATTCGTAAGTTCATCGGATTAGGGCTTGTGGTTGCAACGCTGCTCATCCTTGCTGGTAAATTCGGCTTAATTCCAAATGGGGGAACCGCTACTGGCCTGTATGGCGGGAAATTAGTGATCGCAGCAATCTGCCTGTTTGCTTACGGAGCACTCAACAATATTGGAATAGGATCTTATGCGTTAACCATGGTTACGGTATATGCGCTTGGTTTAAATCCAATGGTTGCCTTCCCGATTATGATGGGAGCTGCTACTTTCTCCGTTCCAATCGGCAGTATGCAGTTCATTAAATATGGTGAGTACAGCAGAAAAATAACACTGTTTGCAGCTACATTCGGAATTATTGGTGTTCTGATTGCCGTGTATATTGTAAAGGGATTAGATGTATCTGCTCTTCAGTGGGTTGTTGCCGCGATTCTGCTATATAGCGGGGCAAGTATGTTAATTAATGAGTTCAAGAATAGAAACGCCGTTCAACAATAA
- a CDS encoding TlpA disulfide reductase family protein — protein sequence MKKNIIAIVILLGLVSWGIYDTMKKNNAVKASLASSEQVIEGLDMSSLTIGINKGNIAPEFELKTLDGESVKLSDFRGKKLIVNMWATWCPPCRAEMPDMQKFYDKYKDEDVAILSVNMTTSEKSVDDISKFLNEFEITFPVVLDEENKVAMTYQTFSLPTSYIIDSKSIIQQKVTGPMNYEMMDKMISEIQ from the coding sequence ATGAAAAAAAATATAATCGCTATTGTAATCCTGCTTGGATTGGTTAGTTGGGGAATATACGATACAATGAAAAAAAATAATGCAGTTAAAGCAAGTCTGGCTAGCAGTGAACAAGTAATAGAGGGGCTGGATATGTCTTCACTGACCATTGGTATTAATAAAGGTAACATTGCCCCTGAGTTCGAACTAAAAACACTGGATGGAGAAAGTGTAAAGCTGTCTGATTTTAGAGGAAAAAAGTTAATCGTCAATATGTGGGCAACCTGGTGTCCACCATGTAGAGCCGAAATGCCGGACATGCAAAAATTTTATGATAAATATAAAGATGAAGATGTGGCGATTCTTTCTGTAAATATGACAACATCAGAAAAGAGTGTAGACGATATTTCCAAGTTTTTAAATGAATTTGAGATTACATTCCCAGTTGTATTGGATGAAGAAAATAAAGTTGCGATGACGTATCAAACTTTTTCGTTGCCTACAAGCTATATTATTGATTCGAAAAGCATTATTCAGCAAAAAGTTACAGGTCCGATGAATTATGAAATGATGGATAAGATGATTTCAGAGATACAATAG
- a CDS encoding cytochrome c biogenesis protein CcdA has protein sequence MDNISVLFAISAGLLSFFSPCIFPLLPAYLANLTGSYGSGGQINVSKRIMMIRSILFILGFTVVFMLMGASVSMIGQLFAANRGIIEKVSGLLIIMFGLQIAGILNLRFLMFQKQHETKGSKSGWNSFVVGVAFGTGWTPCVGLALSSILLLAGSSETMYSGMFLLLFYSLGLGVPFLLISFLITKSMGIMKKVNIWLPRLSLLNGWIMIVMGLMLFTGQLQKLSAWLSQFAPVF, from the coding sequence ATGGACAATATTTCAGTTTTATTTGCTATATCGGCTGGGCTACTATCGTTCTTCTCACCTTGCATTTTTCCGTTATTGCCTGCCTATCTTGCTAATCTTACAGGTTCATATGGGAGTGGAGGCCAGATTAATGTTTCCAAAAGAATAATGATGATTCGTTCCATTCTCTTTATCCTTGGTTTTACTGTAGTTTTCATGCTTATGGGCGCTTCGGTCAGTATGATAGGACAATTATTCGCTGCAAATCGAGGGATAATAGAAAAGGTTAGCGGTTTACTTATTATTATGTTTGGTCTACAGATCGCAGGGATTTTGAACCTTCGCTTTCTCATGTTTCAAAAGCAGCATGAAACCAAGGGTTCTAAGAGCGGATGGAATTCATTTGTCGTAGGAGTCGCATTTGGAACAGGCTGGACGCCTTGTGTCGGATTGGCTTTATCTTCGATTTTGCTGTTAGCGGGATCTTCTGAAACGATGTACAGTGGAATGTTTTTGCTGCTATTTTATTCGCTGGGCTTAGGCGTTCCTTTTCTTCTAATATCGTTCTTGATTACAAAATCTATGGGTATTATGAAAAAAGTGAACATATGGTTGCCGCGTCTATCTTTGCTAAACGGTTGGATTATGATCGTGATGGGCTTAATGCTATTTACGGGGCAATTGCAAAAATTAAGTGCATGGCTCTCCCAATTCGCGCCAGTTTTTTAA
- a CDS encoding IS30 family transposase: MGYTHLNITERSQLEILLRLGWSNRQIGKELGRHHSTIARERNRESCRETYAAEIAQASYTERRVSCKPKGRFTLELASELEANLQQTWSPEQIAEHRRLHGKSFVCFKTIYRWLYTGRLATGEVKVLRHKGKRRKPMETRGRFLIGKPISQRPKEVRKREAFGHWELDTVVSSRGKSRACAATFIERKTRMYLALKMPDRTAHSMEIAFGVIASQYPHKTFLTATTDRGKEFACYSALETFHGLDIYFADPYSSWQRGSNENGNGLLREFFPKGHDFGQVTDEELAHTIHLINNRPRKCLGWKSAHESFMEQVSHLA; this comes from the coding sequence ATGGGCTACACACATCTTAACATAACTGAACGCAGTCAGCTAGAAATCTTACTTCGCTTGGGATGGTCCAATCGACAGATTGGCAAGGAACTAGGCAGACATCACTCCACCATTGCTAGAGAGCGAAACAGAGAGAGTTGCAGGGAGACGTACGCCGCAGAGATTGCACAGGCTAGTTACACGGAGCGGCGAGTATCGTGTAAACCAAAGGGTCGGTTTACCCTTGAGTTAGCCAGCGAACTGGAAGCAAACCTACAGCAGACTTGGTCACCTGAGCAAATTGCCGAGCATAGGAGACTTCACGGTAAATCGTTCGTTTGTTTCAAGACCATCTACCGTTGGCTCTATACTGGACGCCTTGCTACAGGTGAAGTAAAGGTACTAAGACATAAGGGTAAACGGCGTAAGCCCATGGAGACACGTGGACGCTTTCTCATCGGGAAACCCATTAGCCAGCGCCCTAAAGAGGTGCGTAAACGAGAGGCTTTCGGACATTGGGAATTGGATACGGTTGTATCCAGCCGAGGAAAAAGCCGAGCCTGTGCCGCCACATTCATCGAGCGCAAGACACGGATGTATCTAGCCCTAAAAATGCCAGACCGTACGGCTCACTCGATGGAGATCGCTTTCGGTGTCATTGCTAGCCAGTACCCTCACAAAACTTTTCTAACGGCTACGACAGATCGCGGGAAAGAATTCGCCTGCTATAGCGCCCTAGAAACCTTTCACGGACTGGATATCTACTTTGCCGATCCCTATTCGTCCTGGCAACGAGGATCTAACGAAAACGGGAATGGGCTACTTCGAGAGTTCTTTCCAAAAGGTCATGACTTTGGGCAGGTTACTGATGAGGAACTCGCTCATACCATCCATCTCATTAACAACCGCCCTCGAAAATGTCTAGGATGGAAATCTGCTCACGAATCTTTTATGGAACAGGTGTCGCACTTAGCTTGA
- a CDS encoding response regulator transcription factor — MAVQGTGILVVEDDVKIRKLIVLYLEKEGYEVYEAGDGEEALDAFRKYDPCLVILDLMLPKVSGEEVCKSIRADLKEQIPIIMLTAKVEEQSRIEGLKSGADDYVTKPFSPGELVARVESILRRTGQRCSKITYRGVTIKALRGEVHFRGEILKLTQHEFRLLFFLMMHPNQILTREQIIDELYPNNEKAVTERSIDVHIGRLREKLKWDGDSELIETIRGMGYRFAAFQK, encoded by the coding sequence ATGGCTGTACAAGGGACTGGGATTTTGGTAGTAGAGGACGATGTTAAGATCCGTAAGCTGATTGTCCTGTACCTGGAGAAAGAAGGGTATGAAGTTTATGAGGCTGGAGATGGGGAAGAAGCCCTTGATGCCTTTAGAAAATATGACCCTTGCCTTGTTATTCTGGATCTAATGCTTCCGAAAGTTAGTGGGGAAGAAGTCTGCAAGAGTATTCGTGCAGATTTGAAAGAACAAATACCTATTATTATGTTAACGGCTAAAGTAGAGGAACAAAGCCGGATTGAAGGCTTGAAATCGGGAGCAGATGATTATGTAACGAAACCGTTTAGTCCAGGTGAATTGGTTGCACGGGTAGAATCTATTTTGCGGCGGACAGGCCAGAGATGCAGCAAAATTACGTATCGTGGAGTAACCATTAAAGCGTTGCGGGGCGAAGTGCACTTCAGAGGAGAAATTCTAAAGCTCACACAGCATGAATTTCGTCTTTTGTTTTTTTTGATGATGCATCCTAATCAAATTCTGACTAGGGAACAGATCATTGATGAACTGTATCCCAATAATGAAAAGGCAGTAACTGAAAGGTCGATTGATGTTCACATTGGCAGATTGAGAGAAAAACTGAAGTGGGACGGGGACAGCGAACTAATCGAAACTATTCGAGGAATGGGGTATCGCTTTGCTGCTTTTCAAAAATAA